A portion of the Thunnus maccoyii chromosome 20, fThuMac1.1, whole genome shotgun sequence genome contains these proteins:
- the eif2ak1 gene encoding eukaryotic translation initiation factor 2-alpha kinase 1 isoform X1 produces MYSSTTSNRGPLLSEDSSGSSRNLLIKPFRRREASNLSSLASEEDDEVQFDTSDTDNNCEVLMAGKQYPSIQEFASAIPNHLLLGSLLEHLCFVYESNPARSRMLFKVIGQRLAAMNLLSPLAVSDEFSTVRLQHNRAFTELLHAASSSLYPQGQQLHGTNAHNFAVRPIEGLFQAQTSRYLSEFEEICRLGKGSYGNVFKVMNKLDGQCYAVKKILIKKVSKDDCIKVLREVKVLSSLQHVNVVGYHTAWMEHVQPAAQPESLLPALESPGLQDSSDESHNSSDTSSSIVFQSLGQAQTDTIAAVPPRETEPVTALVPAQEKGQVVCPKTMRHLPENYVPCVFLGKQGPKISSKCPAMNLDTSALIEEESSRSSIELNNNSCIDKEYWQWAGTPIAKPAKEVQFHLMLYIQMQLCERSLKDWISERNNKPKEEQPSRCPYGCVNKEHTVSLLRNILEGVEYIHSRGIMHRDLKPRNIFLHGHDCHVRIGDFGLACRDIVAGHKNTTSPNSDSSHTTGVGTFVYAAPEQLKGSHYDSKSDMYSIGVLALELFQPFGTEMERVRTLGDLREGKIPDSFCQRWPVMAKYIMKLTSKDPSVRPTASQLLESELFCSKDMVWRDVIHGLQRKVEEQEEEIIQLRRQISQLQTSQVTDHFSESDKI; encoded by the exons ATGTACAGTTCAACAACATCTAACCGCGGACCCCTGCTGTCGGAAGACAGttctggcagcagcaggaaCCTTTTGATTAAACCCTTCAGGAGACGTGAGGCTAGCAACCTGTCAAGTTTGGCAAGCGAAGAGGATGATGAAGTACAGTTTGACA CTTCTGACACAGATAATAACTGTGAAGTGTTGATGGCTGGTAAACAATATCCGTCCATCCAAGAGTTTGCCTCAGCAATCCCCAACCACCTTCTCCTGGGGTCCCTGCTGGAGCACCTGTGCTTCGTCTATGAGAGCAACCCAGCACGCTCTCGTATGCTGTTTAAAG TCATTGGCCAGCGTTTAGCTGCTATGAACCTCCTCTCACCTCTGGCTGTAAGTGATGAGTTCAGCACCGTCAGACTCCAGCACAACCGGGCCTTCACTGAGCTGCTACATGCTGCCAGCTCCTCACTGTATCCACAG GGCCAGCAACTTCACGGCACCAACGCACACAATTTTGCTGTAAG GCCTATAGAGGGACTGTTCCAAGCGCAGACGTCACGTTATCTTAGTGAGTTTGAAGAAATCTGCAGACTTGGAAAAGGATCatatggaaatgtttttaag GTTATGAACAAACTGGATGGACAGTGTTATGCCGTGAAGAAAATTCTCATCAAAAAAGTCTCAAAGGATGATTGCATAAAG GTCCTCAGGGAAGTCAAAGTGTTGTCCAGCCTGCAGCATGTTAACGTGGTGGGCTATCACACTGCATGGATGGAACATGTTCAGCCTGCAGCAC AGCCTGAATCTCTCCTGCCTGCACTAGAATCACCTGGACTACAAGACAG TTCTGATGAGAGCCATAACAGCAGCGACACAAGCTCCTCTATAGTTTTTCAAAGCCTCGGTCaagcacaaacagacacaattgCCGCAGTTCCTCCAAGAGAGACCGAGCCTGTTACAGCCTTAGTCCCTGCACAAGAGAAGGGCCAGGTGGTGTGTCCGAAGACCATGCGCCACCTTCCAGAGAACTACGTTCCCTGTGTGTTCCTGGGAAAGCAAGGTCCCAAGATAAGCTCCAAATGTCCTGCAATGAATTTGGACACTTCAGCACTGATAGAAGAGGAGTCCAGCAGGAGCAGCATCGAGCTGAACAACAACTCCTGCATTGACAAGGAGTATTGGCAGTGGGCTGGCACACCCATAGCAAAGCCTGCTAAAGAG GTTCAGTTCCACCTGATGCTCTATATTCAGATGCAGCTGTGTGAACGCTCGCTGAAGGACTGGATCTCTGAGAGGAACAACAAGCCCAAAGAGGAACAACCATCAAGAT gTCCTTATGGATGTGTTAATAAAGAACACACTGTCAGCCTGCTGAGGAACATACTTGAAGGAGTGGAGTACATTCACTCTAGAGGAATCATGCACAGAGACCTGAAG ccGAGAAACATTTTCCTCCACGGTCATGACTGCCACGTTCGGATCGGGGACTTTGGTTTGGCCTGCAGGGACATAGTGGCTGGCCATAAAAACACCACCTCTCCAAACAGCG ATTCTTCACATACTACAGGTGTCGGCACATTTGTGTATGCTGCACCGGAACAGCTGAAGGGCTCCCATTATGATTCAAAG TCAGACATGTACAGCATCGGAGTGCTGGCTCTAGAGCTATTCCAGCCCTTCGGGACAGAGATGGAGCGGGTCCGGACCCTTGGGGACCTGAGAGAGGGAAAAATCCCAGACTCGTTCTGCCAAAGATGGCCAGTCATGGCCAAATATATCATGAAGCTGACTAGTAAAGATCCCAGTGTTCGTCCCACAGCCAGCCAGCTTTTAGAGAGTGAACTCTTCTGCAGTAAAGACATGGTATGGAGGGAT GTGATCCATGGTTTGCAGAGAAAGGTTGAAGAACAGGAGGAAGAGATCATACAGCTGAGAAGACAGATCAGTCAGCTCCAGACCTCACAAGTCACAGATCATTTCTCTGAGTCAGACAAGATCTGA
- the eif2ak1 gene encoding eukaryotic translation initiation factor 2-alpha kinase 1 isoform X3, with amino-acid sequence MDLGEKNIVEMIAKVIEEASDTDNNCEVLMAGKQYPSIQEFASAIPNHLLLGSLLEHLCFVYESNPARSRMLFKVIGQRLAAMNLLSPLAVSDEFSTVRLQHNRAFTELLHAASSSLYPQGQQLHGTNAHNFAVRPIEGLFQAQTSRYLSEFEEICRLGKGSYGNVFKVMNKLDGQCYAVKKILIKKVSKDDCIKVLREVKVLSSLQHVNVVGYHTAWMEHVQPAAQPESLLPALESPGLQDSSDESHNSSDTSSSIVFQSLGQAQTDTIAAVPPRETEPVTALVPAQEKGQVVCPKTMRHLPENYVPCVFLGKQGPKISSKCPAMNLDTSALIEEESSRSSIELNNNSCIDKEYWQWAGTPIAKPAKEVQFHLMLYIQMQLCERSLKDWISERNNKPKEEQPSRCPYGCVNKEHTVSLLRNILEGVEYIHSRGIMHRDLKPRNIFLHGHDCHVRIGDFGLACRDIVAGHKNTTSPNSDSSHTTGVGTFVYAAPEQLKGSHYDSKSDMYSIGVLALELFQPFGTEMERVRTLGDLREGKIPDSFCQRWPVMAKYIMKLTSKDPSVRPTASQLLESELFCSKDMVWRDVIHGLQRKVEEQEEEIIQLRRQISQLQTSQVTDHFSESDKI; translated from the exons ATGGACctaggagaaaaaaacatcGTTGAAATGATAGCAAAAGTAATTGAAGAAG CTTCTGACACAGATAATAACTGTGAAGTGTTGATGGCTGGTAAACAATATCCGTCCATCCAAGAGTTTGCCTCAGCAATCCCCAACCACCTTCTCCTGGGGTCCCTGCTGGAGCACCTGTGCTTCGTCTATGAGAGCAACCCAGCACGCTCTCGTATGCTGTTTAAAG TCATTGGCCAGCGTTTAGCTGCTATGAACCTCCTCTCACCTCTGGCTGTAAGTGATGAGTTCAGCACCGTCAGACTCCAGCACAACCGGGCCTTCACTGAGCTGCTACATGCTGCCAGCTCCTCACTGTATCCACAG GGCCAGCAACTTCACGGCACCAACGCACACAATTTTGCTGTAAG GCCTATAGAGGGACTGTTCCAAGCGCAGACGTCACGTTATCTTAGTGAGTTTGAAGAAATCTGCAGACTTGGAAAAGGATCatatggaaatgtttttaag GTTATGAACAAACTGGATGGACAGTGTTATGCCGTGAAGAAAATTCTCATCAAAAAAGTCTCAAAGGATGATTGCATAAAG GTCCTCAGGGAAGTCAAAGTGTTGTCCAGCCTGCAGCATGTTAACGTGGTGGGCTATCACACTGCATGGATGGAACATGTTCAGCCTGCAGCAC AGCCTGAATCTCTCCTGCCTGCACTAGAATCACCTGGACTACAAGACAG TTCTGATGAGAGCCATAACAGCAGCGACACAAGCTCCTCTATAGTTTTTCAAAGCCTCGGTCaagcacaaacagacacaattgCCGCAGTTCCTCCAAGAGAGACCGAGCCTGTTACAGCCTTAGTCCCTGCACAAGAGAAGGGCCAGGTGGTGTGTCCGAAGACCATGCGCCACCTTCCAGAGAACTACGTTCCCTGTGTGTTCCTGGGAAAGCAAGGTCCCAAGATAAGCTCCAAATGTCCTGCAATGAATTTGGACACTTCAGCACTGATAGAAGAGGAGTCCAGCAGGAGCAGCATCGAGCTGAACAACAACTCCTGCATTGACAAGGAGTATTGGCAGTGGGCTGGCACACCCATAGCAAAGCCTGCTAAAGAG GTTCAGTTCCACCTGATGCTCTATATTCAGATGCAGCTGTGTGAACGCTCGCTGAAGGACTGGATCTCTGAGAGGAACAACAAGCCCAAAGAGGAACAACCATCAAGAT gTCCTTATGGATGTGTTAATAAAGAACACACTGTCAGCCTGCTGAGGAACATACTTGAAGGAGTGGAGTACATTCACTCTAGAGGAATCATGCACAGAGACCTGAAG ccGAGAAACATTTTCCTCCACGGTCATGACTGCCACGTTCGGATCGGGGACTTTGGTTTGGCCTGCAGGGACATAGTGGCTGGCCATAAAAACACCACCTCTCCAAACAGCG ATTCTTCACATACTACAGGTGTCGGCACATTTGTGTATGCTGCACCGGAACAGCTGAAGGGCTCCCATTATGATTCAAAG TCAGACATGTACAGCATCGGAGTGCTGGCTCTAGAGCTATTCCAGCCCTTCGGGACAGAGATGGAGCGGGTCCGGACCCTTGGGGACCTGAGAGAGGGAAAAATCCCAGACTCGTTCTGCCAAAGATGGCCAGTCATGGCCAAATATATCATGAAGCTGACTAGTAAAGATCCCAGTGTTCGTCCCACAGCCAGCCAGCTTTTAGAGAGTGAACTCTTCTGCAGTAAAGACATGGTATGGAGGGAT GTGATCCATGGTTTGCAGAGAAAGGTTGAAGAACAGGAGGAAGAGATCATACAGCTGAGAAGACAGATCAGTCAGCTCCAGACCTCACAAGTCACAGATCATTTCTCTGAGTCAGACAAGATCTGA
- the eif2ak1 gene encoding eukaryotic translation initiation factor 2-alpha kinase 1 isoform X4, protein MSSAPSDSSTTGPSLSCYMLPAPHCIHRASNFTAPTHTILLPIEGLFQAQTSRYLSEFEEICRLGKGSYGNVFKVMNKLDGQCYAVKKILIKKVSKDDCIKVLREVKVLSSLQHVNVVGYHTAWMEHVQPAAQPESLLPALESPGLQDSSDESHNSSDTSSSIVFQSLGQAQTDTIAAVPPRETEPVTALVPAQEKGQVVCPKTMRHLPENYVPCVFLGKQGPKISSKCPAMNLDTSALIEEESSRSSIELNNNSCIDKEYWQWAGTPIAKPAKEVQFHLMLYIQMQLCERSLKDWISERNNKPKEEQPSRCPYGCVNKEHTVSLLRNILEGVEYIHSRGIMHRDLKPRNIFLHGHDCHVRIGDFGLACRDIVAGHKNTTSPNSDSSHTTGVGTFVYAAPEQLKGSHYDSKSDMYSIGVLALELFQPFGTEMERVRTLGDLREGKIPDSFCQRWPVMAKYIMKLTSKDPSVRPTASQLLESELFCSKDMVWRDVIHGLQRKVEEQEEEIIQLRRQISQLQTSQVTDHFSESDKI, encoded by the exons ATGAGTTCAGCACCGTCAGACTCCAGCACAACCGGGCCTTCACTGAGCTGCTACATGCTGCCAGCTCCTCACTGTATCCACAG GGCCAGCAACTTCACGGCACCAACGCACACAATTTTGCT GCCTATAGAGGGACTGTTCCAAGCGCAGACGTCACGTTATCTTAGTGAGTTTGAAGAAATCTGCAGACTTGGAAAAGGATCatatggaaatgtttttaag GTTATGAACAAACTGGATGGACAGTGTTATGCCGTGAAGAAAATTCTCATCAAAAAAGTCTCAAAGGATGATTGCATAAAG GTCCTCAGGGAAGTCAAAGTGTTGTCCAGCCTGCAGCATGTTAACGTGGTGGGCTATCACACTGCATGGATGGAACATGTTCAGCCTGCAGCAC AGCCTGAATCTCTCCTGCCTGCACTAGAATCACCTGGACTACAAGACAG TTCTGATGAGAGCCATAACAGCAGCGACACAAGCTCCTCTATAGTTTTTCAAAGCCTCGGTCaagcacaaacagacacaattgCCGCAGTTCCTCCAAGAGAGACCGAGCCTGTTACAGCCTTAGTCCCTGCACAAGAGAAGGGCCAGGTGGTGTGTCCGAAGACCATGCGCCACCTTCCAGAGAACTACGTTCCCTGTGTGTTCCTGGGAAAGCAAGGTCCCAAGATAAGCTCCAAATGTCCTGCAATGAATTTGGACACTTCAGCACTGATAGAAGAGGAGTCCAGCAGGAGCAGCATCGAGCTGAACAACAACTCCTGCATTGACAAGGAGTATTGGCAGTGGGCTGGCACACCCATAGCAAAGCCTGCTAAAGAG GTTCAGTTCCACCTGATGCTCTATATTCAGATGCAGCTGTGTGAACGCTCGCTGAAGGACTGGATCTCTGAGAGGAACAACAAGCCCAAAGAGGAACAACCATCAAGAT gTCCTTATGGATGTGTTAATAAAGAACACACTGTCAGCCTGCTGAGGAACATACTTGAAGGAGTGGAGTACATTCACTCTAGAGGAATCATGCACAGAGACCTGAAG ccGAGAAACATTTTCCTCCACGGTCATGACTGCCACGTTCGGATCGGGGACTTTGGTTTGGCCTGCAGGGACATAGTGGCTGGCCATAAAAACACCACCTCTCCAAACAGCG ATTCTTCACATACTACAGGTGTCGGCACATTTGTGTATGCTGCACCGGAACAGCTGAAGGGCTCCCATTATGATTCAAAG TCAGACATGTACAGCATCGGAGTGCTGGCTCTAGAGCTATTCCAGCCCTTCGGGACAGAGATGGAGCGGGTCCGGACCCTTGGGGACCTGAGAGAGGGAAAAATCCCAGACTCGTTCTGCCAAAGATGGCCAGTCATGGCCAAATATATCATGAAGCTGACTAGTAAAGATCCCAGTGTTCGTCCCACAGCCAGCCAGCTTTTAGAGAGTGAACTCTTCTGCAGTAAAGACATGGTATGGAGGGAT GTGATCCATGGTTTGCAGAGAAAGGTTGAAGAACAGGAGGAAGAGATCATACAGCTGAGAAGACAGATCAGTCAGCTCCAGACCTCACAAGTCACAGATCATTTCTCTGAGTCAGACAAGATCTGA
- the eif2ak1 gene encoding eukaryotic translation initiation factor 2-alpha kinase 1 isoform X2, with translation MYSSTTSNRGPLLSEDSSGSSRNLLIKPFRRREASNLSSLASEEDDEVQFDTSDTDNNCEVLMAGKQYPSIQEFASAIPNHLLLGSLLEHLCFVYESNPARSRMLFKVIGQRLAAMNLLSPLAVSDEFSTVRLQHNRAFTELLHAASSSLYPQGQQLHGTNAHNFAVRPIEGLFQAQTSRYLSEFEEICRLGKGSYGNVFKVMNKLDGQCYAVKKILIKKVSKDDCIKVLREVKVLSSLQHVNVVGYHTAWMEHVQPAAQPESLLPALESPGLQDSSDESHNSSDTSSSIVFQSLGQAQTDTIAAVPPRETEPVTALVPAQEKGQVVCPKTMRHLPENYVPCVFLGKQGPKISSKCPAMNLDTSALIEEESSRSSIELNNNSCIDKEYWQWAGTPIAKPAKEVQFHLMLYIQMQLCERSLKDWISERNNKPKEEQPSRCPYGCVNKEHTVSLLRNILEGVEYIHSRGIMHRDLKPRNIFLHGHDCHVRIGDFGLACRDIVAGHKNTTSPNSDSSHTTGVGTFVYAAPEQLKGSHYDSKSDMYSIGVLALELFQPFGTEMERVRTLGDLREGKIPDSFCQRWPVMAKYIMKLTSKDPSVRPTASQLLESELFCSKDMVIHGLQRKVEEQEEEIIQLRRQISQLQTSQVTDHFSESDKI, from the exons ATGTACAGTTCAACAACATCTAACCGCGGACCCCTGCTGTCGGAAGACAGttctggcagcagcaggaaCCTTTTGATTAAACCCTTCAGGAGACGTGAGGCTAGCAACCTGTCAAGTTTGGCAAGCGAAGAGGATGATGAAGTACAGTTTGACA CTTCTGACACAGATAATAACTGTGAAGTGTTGATGGCTGGTAAACAATATCCGTCCATCCAAGAGTTTGCCTCAGCAATCCCCAACCACCTTCTCCTGGGGTCCCTGCTGGAGCACCTGTGCTTCGTCTATGAGAGCAACCCAGCACGCTCTCGTATGCTGTTTAAAG TCATTGGCCAGCGTTTAGCTGCTATGAACCTCCTCTCACCTCTGGCTGTAAGTGATGAGTTCAGCACCGTCAGACTCCAGCACAACCGGGCCTTCACTGAGCTGCTACATGCTGCCAGCTCCTCACTGTATCCACAG GGCCAGCAACTTCACGGCACCAACGCACACAATTTTGCTGTAAG GCCTATAGAGGGACTGTTCCAAGCGCAGACGTCACGTTATCTTAGTGAGTTTGAAGAAATCTGCAGACTTGGAAAAGGATCatatggaaatgtttttaag GTTATGAACAAACTGGATGGACAGTGTTATGCCGTGAAGAAAATTCTCATCAAAAAAGTCTCAAAGGATGATTGCATAAAG GTCCTCAGGGAAGTCAAAGTGTTGTCCAGCCTGCAGCATGTTAACGTGGTGGGCTATCACACTGCATGGATGGAACATGTTCAGCCTGCAGCAC AGCCTGAATCTCTCCTGCCTGCACTAGAATCACCTGGACTACAAGACAG TTCTGATGAGAGCCATAACAGCAGCGACACAAGCTCCTCTATAGTTTTTCAAAGCCTCGGTCaagcacaaacagacacaattgCCGCAGTTCCTCCAAGAGAGACCGAGCCTGTTACAGCCTTAGTCCCTGCACAAGAGAAGGGCCAGGTGGTGTGTCCGAAGACCATGCGCCACCTTCCAGAGAACTACGTTCCCTGTGTGTTCCTGGGAAAGCAAGGTCCCAAGATAAGCTCCAAATGTCCTGCAATGAATTTGGACACTTCAGCACTGATAGAAGAGGAGTCCAGCAGGAGCAGCATCGAGCTGAACAACAACTCCTGCATTGACAAGGAGTATTGGCAGTGGGCTGGCACACCCATAGCAAAGCCTGCTAAAGAG GTTCAGTTCCACCTGATGCTCTATATTCAGATGCAGCTGTGTGAACGCTCGCTGAAGGACTGGATCTCTGAGAGGAACAACAAGCCCAAAGAGGAACAACCATCAAGAT gTCCTTATGGATGTGTTAATAAAGAACACACTGTCAGCCTGCTGAGGAACATACTTGAAGGAGTGGAGTACATTCACTCTAGAGGAATCATGCACAGAGACCTGAAG ccGAGAAACATTTTCCTCCACGGTCATGACTGCCACGTTCGGATCGGGGACTTTGGTTTGGCCTGCAGGGACATAGTGGCTGGCCATAAAAACACCACCTCTCCAAACAGCG ATTCTTCACATACTACAGGTGTCGGCACATTTGTGTATGCTGCACCGGAACAGCTGAAGGGCTCCCATTATGATTCAAAG TCAGACATGTACAGCATCGGAGTGCTGGCTCTAGAGCTATTCCAGCCCTTCGGGACAGAGATGGAGCGGGTCCGGACCCTTGGGGACCTGAGAGAGGGAAAAATCCCAGACTCGTTCTGCCAAAGATGGCCAGTCATGGCCAAATATATCATGAAGCTGACTAGTAAAGATCCCAGTGTTCGTCCCACAGCCAGCCAGCTTTTAGAGAGTGAACTCTTCTGCAGTAAAGACATG GTGATCCATGGTTTGCAGAGAAAGGTTGAAGAACAGGAGGAAGAGATCATACAGCTGAGAAGACAGATCAGTCAGCTCCAGACCTCACAAGTCACAGATCATTTCTCTGAGTCAGACAAGATCTGA
- the LOC121887003 gene encoding ankyrin repeat domain-containing protein 61-like isoform X1, with protein sequence MLEEDKASEDRSANITMLYNNEFYTAIMDEDLRCIEDMSKKYGSNFLIKIKDGAPGKVFLKGLAILPLHLAASYRRVQSMQSLMSAGADPEIRDQLGRTTLHLLISAWPSILTTWLKPGSKLQTAAIGVCGQAEACLRLLCEHGVNISAEVEGESHQTALHLSVSYAALSAVQILASYGADVNAVDSSGMTPLHMAAGILHKDIIAILIRQGADINMGVKHSGNTPLHLAVVAMAMKTSKTLEEDISCISELLEGGAEPDAVNKAGMTPLQEACSMGNKELVDLLLRYGANINKLSRSGENCLFLFLNHRPNIRNSSLLVKLLSLTSPLTVYNQKGHLPSALTLPCFFKQRDQLLKLSQQPRRLQDICKSDIYLKHIRGKREELRKILPERLYDFTFNYWENIHNISFMTDGEMDSFNSVFNITSS encoded by the exons ATGTTGGAGGAGGACAAAGCAAGTGAGGATAGGAGCGCTAACATTACCATGTTATACAACAATGAATTTTACACTGCCATTATGGACGAAGACCTGAGATGTATCGAAGACATGTCAAAAAAGTACGGCAGCAACTTTCTCATCAAGATAAAGGATGGCGCACCTGGAAAAGTTTTCCTGAAG GGGCTTGCCATCCTCCCCCTTCATCTGGCTGCTTCTTACAGAAGAGTACAGAGCATGCAGAGCCTGATGTCAGCAGGGGCAGACCCTGAAATTAG GGACCAGCTGGGTCGAACCACACTGCACTTGCTGATATCCGCTTGGCCGAGCATCCTGACTACTTGGCTAAAACCGGGTTCCAAGCTCCAGACTGCTGCGATCGGCGTGTGTGGGCAGGCAGAGGCCTGTCTACGGCTCCTCTGTGAGCACGGAGTTAACATCAGTGCAGAG GTGGAGGGAGAGAGCCACCAGACAGCTCTCCACCTATCAGTAAGCTACGCGGCTCTGTCTGCTGTCCAGATTCTGGCCAGCTACGGTGCTGATGTTAATGCTGTGGACAGCAGTGGGATGACGCCACTGCACATGGCCGCTGGGATCCTGCATAAGGATATTATAGCCATCTTGATCAGGCAGGGAGCAGATATCAACATG GGAGTGAAGCACTCTGGGAATACTCCTCTGCACCTGGCTGTCGTGGCAATGGCTATGAAGACCAGTAAAACCCTGGAAGAAGACATTAGCTGCATCTCTGAGCTGCTAGAAGGGGGCGCTGAGCCAGACGCAGTGAACAAAGCCGGAATGACGCCTTTACAGGAAGCGTGCAGCATGGGCAACAAGGAACTTGTGGACCTGCTGCTGAGGTACGGCGCAAACATCAATAAGCTGAGCAGATCAGGGGAGAACTGTCTGTTCCTGTTCCTAAACCACAGGCCTAACATAAGGAACAGCTCTCTGCTGGTGAAACTACTCAGCCTGACGTCCCCGCTCACAGTCTACAACCAAAAAGGCCACCTGCCCTCAGCCTTGACACTACCATGTTTCTTCAAACAGAGAGACCAGCTATTAAAACTCAGCCAACAGCCAAGGAGGCTTCAGGACATTTGCAAGAGTGATATTTATCTAAAACATATCCGAGGCAAGAGAGAAGAGTTGAGAAAAATACTGCCTGAGAGGCTGTATGACTTTACATTCAATTACTGGGAGAATATACATAACATCTCCTTTATGACAGACGGTGAAATGGATTCttttaatagtgtttttaaTATCACTTCTAGTTGA
- the LOC121887003 gene encoding ankyrin repeat domain-containing protein 61-like isoform X2 produces the protein MQSLMSAGADPEIRDQLGRTTLHLLISAWPSILTTWLKPGSKLQTAAIGVCGQAEACLRLLCEHGVNISAEVEGESHQTALHLSVSYAALSAVQILASYGADVNAVDSSGMTPLHMAAGILHKDIIAILIRQGADINMGVKHSGNTPLHLAVVAMAMKTSKTLEEDISCISELLEGGAEPDAVNKAGMTPLQEACSMGNKELVDLLLRYGANINKLSRSGENCLFLFLNHRPNIRNSSLLVKLLSLTSPLTVYNQKGHLPSALTLPCFFKQRDQLLKLSQQPRRLQDICKSDIYLKHIRGKREELRKILPERLYDFTFNYWENIHNISFMTDGEMDSFNSVFNITSS, from the exons ATGCAGAGCCTGATGTCAGCAGGGGCAGACCCTGAAATTAG GGACCAGCTGGGTCGAACCACACTGCACTTGCTGATATCCGCTTGGCCGAGCATCCTGACTACTTGGCTAAAACCGGGTTCCAAGCTCCAGACTGCTGCGATCGGCGTGTGTGGGCAGGCAGAGGCCTGTCTACGGCTCCTCTGTGAGCACGGAGTTAACATCAGTGCAGAG GTGGAGGGAGAGAGCCACCAGACAGCTCTCCACCTATCAGTAAGCTACGCGGCTCTGTCTGCTGTCCAGATTCTGGCCAGCTACGGTGCTGATGTTAATGCTGTGGACAGCAGTGGGATGACGCCACTGCACATGGCCGCTGGGATCCTGCATAAGGATATTATAGCCATCTTGATCAGGCAGGGAGCAGATATCAACATG GGAGTGAAGCACTCTGGGAATACTCCTCTGCACCTGGCTGTCGTGGCAATGGCTATGAAGACCAGTAAAACCCTGGAAGAAGACATTAGCTGCATCTCTGAGCTGCTAGAAGGGGGCGCTGAGCCAGACGCAGTGAACAAAGCCGGAATGACGCCTTTACAGGAAGCGTGCAGCATGGGCAACAAGGAACTTGTGGACCTGCTGCTGAGGTACGGCGCAAACATCAATAAGCTGAGCAGATCAGGGGAGAACTGTCTGTTCCTGTTCCTAAACCACAGGCCTAACATAAGGAACAGCTCTCTGCTGGTGAAACTACTCAGCCTGACGTCCCCGCTCACAGTCTACAACCAAAAAGGCCACCTGCCCTCAGCCTTGACACTACCATGTTTCTTCAAACAGAGAGACCAGCTATTAAAACTCAGCCAACAGCCAAGGAGGCTTCAGGACATTTGCAAGAGTGATATTTATCTAAAACATATCCGAGGCAAGAGAGAAGAGTTGAGAAAAATACTGCCTGAGAGGCTGTATGACTTTACATTCAATTACTGGGAGAATATACATAACATCTCCTTTATGACAGACGGTGAAATGGATTCttttaatagtgtttttaaTATCACTTCTAGTTGA